The Desulfomicrobium orale DSM 12838 genome includes a window with the following:
- the glmS gene encoding glutamine--fructose-6-phosphate transaminase (isomerizing) has product MCGIIGYTGHRPAIPAIVEGLRRLEYRGYDSSGVAYEEGRELRVVRAEGKLNALDQKISGLDTAGSVCGIGHTRWATHGLPVERNAHPHMDGEGRFALVHNGIIENYAELKAELMAEGETFQSETDTEVLVHVIAKGVRLTGDVRQGISWALDRVDGAYAFALLSREHPGKIWASRKASPLLMGIGTGENFLASDIPAFLLYTREVVFLDNGELAEVEAGSWRVFDVRSLEEKDKTPQHIAWDVQAARKDGYKHFMLKEIFEQPKVVRDCLAGRIQRGRVTLPELEDMPVPDRLTIVACGTSYHAGLWAKYLLEAWARIPVQVEIASEFRYRDSVFLPGDAVLTISQSGETADTLAAIRIAREAGTPILGLCNVVGSSIARESDRVVYTQAGPEISVASTKAMCSQMVLLLLMALFWGDRKKTLPTDVRERCLEALTRLPDILEAQLPALRDRAGKLSQEYADARSFFFLGRGLYFPLAMEGALKLKEISYIHAEGYAAGEMKHGSIALIDAHFPTFAMALNDELLQKVASNLQEVQARGGRVIALVNPGASLDADDPWVLPEVWGPLKSFLVLPAVQLFAYETAVYLGKDVDQPRNLAKSVTVE; this is encoded by the coding sequence ATGTGTGGAATTATCGGATACACCGGCCACAGACCGGCCATTCCGGCCATCGTTGAGGGGCTTCGCCGCCTCGAATACCGGGGCTACGACTCTTCCGGCGTGGCCTACGAGGAAGGCCGGGAGCTGCGCGTGGTCCGGGCCGAAGGCAAGCTGAACGCGCTGGACCAGAAAATTTCCGGCCTGGACACGGCAGGCTCCGTCTGCGGCATCGGCCATACCCGCTGGGCCACGCACGGCCTGCCCGTGGAGCGCAACGCCCATCCGCACATGGACGGCGAAGGCCGCTTTGCCCTGGTGCACAACGGCATCATCGAGAATTACGCGGAGCTCAAAGCCGAACTCATGGCCGAGGGAGAAACCTTCCAGTCTGAAACGGACACGGAAGTGCTGGTGCATGTCATCGCCAAGGGCGTGCGCCTGACCGGCGATGTGCGCCAGGGCATTTCCTGGGCTCTGGACCGGGTAGACGGCGCCTACGCCTTCGCTCTTCTGAGCCGCGAGCATCCCGGAAAAATCTGGGCCAGCCGCAAGGCCAGCCCGCTGCTCATGGGCATCGGCACGGGCGAGAATTTTCTGGCCTCGGACATTCCGGCCTTCCTGCTCTACACCCGTGAAGTGGTCTTTCTGGACAACGGCGAGCTGGCCGAGGTGGAAGCCGGGTCCTGGCGGGTCTTCGACGTCCGGAGCCTGGAGGAGAAGGACAAGACGCCCCAGCATATTGCCTGGGACGTGCAGGCGGCCCGGAAGGACGGCTACAAGCATTTCATGCTCAAGGAGATCTTCGAGCAGCCCAAGGTCGTCCGGGACTGCCTGGCCGGGCGCATCCAGCGGGGGCGGGTCACATTGCCGGAGCTGGAAGACATGCCCGTTCCGGACCGTCTGACCATCGTGGCCTGCGGCACATCCTACCACGCCGGCCTGTGGGCCAAGTATCTGCTCGAAGCCTGGGCCAGAATCCCGGTGCAGGTCGAGATCGCCTCTGAATTCCGCTACCGGGACAGTGTTTTCCTGCCCGGCGACGCGGTACTGACCATCAGCCAGTCCGGCGAAACCGCCGACACCCTGGCCGCCATCCGCATCGCCCGCGAGGCCGGAACGCCCATTCTCGGTCTGTGCAATGTAGTCGGTTCTTCCATTGCGCGGGAATCGGACCGGGTGGTGTACACCCAGGCCGGGCCGGAAATCAGTGTGGCCTCCACCAAGGCCATGTGCAGCCAGATGGTGCTGCTTCTGCTGATGGCCCTGTTCTGGGGCGACCGCAAAAAGACCCTGCCTACAGATGTCCGGGAGCGCTGCCTGGAAGCCCTGACCCGGCTGCCGGACATTCTGGAGGCCCAGCTGCCCGCCCTGCGCGACAGGGCCGGAAAGCTGAGTCAGGAATACGCCGACGCCCGGAGTTTCTTTTTCCTGGGCCGGGGGCTTTACTTTCCGCTGGCCATGGAGGGAGCCCTCAAGCTCAAGGAAATTTCCTACATTCACGCCGAAGGTTACGCGGCCGGAGAAATGAAGCACGGATCCATTGCGCTCATCGACGCCCATTTTCCGACCTTCGCCATGGCCTTGAACGACGAACTGCTCCAGAAGGTGGCCTCCAACCTGCAGGAAGTGCAGGCCCGGGGAGGCCGGGTCATCGCTCTGGTCAATCCCGGCGCCTCTCTGGATGCAGATGACCCGTGGGTGCTGCCGGAAGTCTGGGGCCCGCTGAAGAGTTTTCTGGTGCTGCCCGCGGTGCAGCTTTTCGCCTACGAGACGGCCGTGTACCTGGGTAAGGATGTGGACCAGCCCCGGAACCTGGCCAAAAGCGTCACGGTGGAATGA
- a CDS encoding DUF116 domain-containing protein, which yields MVRERRYSPLEQEIRDSFQVRKRLFIGLITGSSILVCLFLVLLWAVPVVGLPSIHPVAPWIFGGVIFLLILAVAWAALALVLNILLGRPVLFAKPMRGVTIKLFLPLMALLGRALGISKQRVRASFIKVNNELVKSEGHRYPPDRLLLLMPHCIQNSRCKFRLTYDIDNCKRCGDCALAGLLRLRDTYGVKLAVATGGTIARRIVVQLRPKLIIAVACERDLASGIQDTYPLPVYGILNIRPFGPCLDTDVALERVEWAIRQFSS from the coding sequence ATGGTCAGAGAGCGGCGGTACTCTCCACTGGAACAGGAAATCCGGGACAGCTTCCAGGTCCGCAAACGGCTGTTCATCGGCCTCATCACCGGCTCTTCCATCCTGGTCTGTCTTTTTCTCGTGTTGCTGTGGGCGGTGCCTGTGGTGGGGCTGCCGTCCATTCATCCGGTTGCGCCCTGGATCTTTGGGGGCGTCATTTTTCTGCTCATCCTGGCCGTCGCCTGGGCCGCTCTGGCCCTGGTGCTGAACATCCTGCTCGGCAGACCCGTGCTTTTCGCCAAGCCCATGCGCGGCGTGACCATCAAACTCTTTCTGCCGCTCATGGCGCTTCTGGGCCGGGCTTTGGGCATCTCCAAACAGCGGGTCCGGGCGTCTTTCATCAAGGTCAACAACGAGCTGGTCAAAAGCGAGGGACACCGCTACCCGCCGGACAGGCTGCTGCTGCTCATGCCCCATTGCATCCAGAACAGCCGCTGCAAATTCCGTCTGACCTACGACATCGACAACTGCAAACGCTGCGGGGACTGCGCTCTGGCCGGGCTTCTGCGTCTGCGCGACACATACGGGGTCAAGCTGGCCGTGGCCACAGGCGGGACCATCGCCCGGCGCATCGTGGTCCAGCTCCGGCCGAAGCTCATCATCGCCGTGGCCTGCGAACGCGATCTGGCCAGCGGCATCCAGGACACCTATCCCTTGCCCGTGTACGGCATCCTGAATATCCGCCCCTTCGGCCCCTGTCTGGACACGGACGTGGCCCTGGAGCGGGTGGAGTGGGCCATCCGCCAGTTTTCCTCATGA
- a CDS encoding type I restriction-modification system subunit M, with translation MNGETHTQLASFIWSICNLLRGPYKRNEYRKVILPLTVLRRFECLLEPTRQAVIEEFQSLKTKPEGVQRARLQQVSGHRFYSLSRIRLALPGEKIHSLLDDPNNLAPNLNSYINGFSSNVRDIMERFRFGEQIAHMAEKNILFEVAKAFAGIDLSPQRVDQMLMGYVFEELIRIGAEQSNEEAGEHFTPREVIKLMVNLLLAPEGDLAKSDVVKTIYDPACGTGGMLSVAEEYIRHLNRDARPHLYGQDWNDEAWAVCKSDMLIKGEDADNVILGDTFTADGFERTSDGNKWTFDYMLANPPFGVEWRQQQKYINQEADILGFSGRFGAGTPRINDGALLFLQHMISKMRPAEKGGSRIGIVFNGSPLFTGDAGSGESEIRRWIIENDWLEAIVALPEQLFYNTGIATYIWVITNRKVKERRGRVQLIDARNFWVPMEKSLGNKRRRIGDPQDKAKDPDHIAEITRIYESFQDGETRTFLLDGREKELVVSKLFDNDDFGYHKITVERPLRLNFQATEERIARLEEQTAFKNLASSNKKNETVRQQEIEAGRTRQQAIRDLLTAFAGEHGETMCKDRKQFLLSLRKAERARGVKLSPSELKAVLAALGERDETAEICKDKKGDPEPDTELRDTETVPLQERIEEYFQREVLPHVPDAWIDHSKTRVGFEIPLNRHFYRYEPPRELAEIEAEIKNLEGEILELLREVTA, from the coding sequence ATGAACGGAGAGACCCACACCCAGCTGGCCAGTTTTATCTGGTCCATCTGCAACCTGCTGCGTGGCCCCTACAAGCGCAACGAGTACCGCAAGGTCATCCTGCCGCTGACGGTGCTGCGCCGCTTCGAGTGCCTGCTCGAACCGACCCGGCAGGCCGTCATTGAAGAATTCCAGTCGCTGAAGACCAAGCCCGAAGGTGTTCAGCGGGCGCGGTTGCAGCAGGTCTCCGGACACCGTTTCTACAGCCTGTCGAGGATACGGCTCGCTCTGCCGGGCGAAAAGATTCATTCGCTGCTGGACGACCCCAACAATCTCGCACCAAATCTGAACAGCTACATCAACGGCTTTTCTTCCAACGTCCGTGACATCATGGAGCGGTTCAGGTTTGGCGAACAGATCGCCCACATGGCGGAAAAGAACATCCTCTTCGAGGTGGCCAAGGCCTTTGCGGGGATAGACCTTTCGCCTCAGCGGGTGGACCAGATGCTGATGGGCTATGTGTTCGAGGAACTGATCCGGATCGGCGCGGAACAGTCCAACGAAGAGGCCGGGGAACATTTCACGCCGCGTGAGGTGATCAAACTGATGGTCAACCTGCTGCTGGCACCGGAGGGGGATCTGGCCAAGAGTGATGTGGTCAAGACCATCTACGATCCCGCCTGCGGCACCGGCGGCATGCTCTCGGTGGCTGAGGAGTACATCCGCCACCTCAACCGCGACGCCCGCCCGCATCTCTATGGACAAGACTGGAACGACGAAGCCTGGGCGGTGTGTAAATCCGACATGCTGATCAAGGGCGAGGACGCCGACAACGTCATCCTCGGCGACACCTTCACCGCCGACGGCTTTGAGCGTACTTCCGACGGCAACAAGTGGACCTTCGACTACATGCTGGCCAATCCCCCCTTTGGCGTGGAGTGGAGGCAGCAGCAGAAATACATCAACCAGGAGGCCGATATCTTGGGCTTTTCCGGGCGCTTCGGCGCAGGCACCCCGCGCATCAACGACGGGGCGCTGCTTTTCCTGCAGCACATGATCTCCAAGATGCGCCCTGCCGAGAAAGGCGGCAGCCGCATCGGCATTGTTTTCAACGGTTCGCCGCTTTTCACCGGCGATGCCGGCAGCGGCGAGAGCGAAATCCGCCGCTGGATCATCGAAAACGACTGGCTGGAGGCCATCGTCGCCCTGCCGGAACAGCTTTTCTACAACACAGGTATCGCCACCTATATCTGGGTTATCACCAACCGCAAGGTCAAAGAACGCAGAGGCAGGGTGCAGCTCATCGATGCCCGCAACTTCTGGGTTCCGATGGAAAAGTCGCTGGGCAACAAGCGCCGCCGTATCGGCGACCCGCAGGACAAGGCCAAAGACCCGGATCATATTGCCGAGATCACCCGCATCTACGAGAGTTTCCAGGATGGCGAGACCCGCACCTTCCTCCTTGACGGCAGGGAGAAGGAACTCGTGGTCAGCAAGCTGTTCGACAACGATGACTTCGGCTACCACAAAATCACCGTCGAACGCCCCTTGCGCCTCAACTTCCAGGCTACAGAGGAGCGCATTGCCCGGCTGGAAGAACAGACCGCCTTCAAGAATCTCGCTTCCAGTAACAAGAAGAATGAAACCGTCCGCCAGCAGGAGATCGAGGCAGGCAGGACTCGTCAGCAGGCCATCCGCGATCTGCTGACCGCCTTTGCCGGAGAGCATGGCGAGACAATGTGCAAGGATCGTAAACAGTTTCTGCTGAGTCTGCGCAAGGCAGAGCGCGCACGGGGCGTCAAACTCTCCCCGTCCGAGCTGAAAGCGGTGCTCGCCGCCTTGGGTGAGCGGGACGAGACCGCCGAGATCTGCAAAGACAAGAAGGGCGATCCGGAACCGGATACCGAGCTGCGCGATACCGAGACCGTACCGCTGCAAGAACGCATCGAGGAATACTTCCAACGCGAGGTGCTGCCCCACGTGCCTGATGCCTGGATCGACCACAGCAAAACCAGGGTCGGTTTTGAGATTCCTCTGAACCGCCACTTTTACCGTTACGAACCGCCGCGCGAACTGGCCGAGATCGAGGCCGAAATCAAGAATCTGGAAGGTGAGATTCTTGAACTGCTCCGGGAGGTGACGGCATGA
- the rdgB gene encoding RdgB/HAM1 family non-canonical purine NTP pyrophosphatase, with the protein MSPTSASFTDTIVLATGNAGKIRELSAMLGACVPGIRVLGLKDFPEIREIPETGTTFEENARIKARAVAEATGLVAVADDSGLVVDALGGAPGVYSARYSGEDATDQKNVAKLLDALRDVPDGQRGCHFACVMLAAAPSGRELSAHGRWSGRVVRERAGTGGFGYDPVFFDDELGMTAAQMPPEVKNARSHRGRAVAALLRDWPGFWKHVQTEREG; encoded by the coding sequence ATGTCCCCGACGTCTGCATCATTTACGGACACCATTGTCCTTGCGACCGGCAACGCCGGAAAAATCCGCGAACTTTCAGCCATGCTGGGCGCATGCGTGCCCGGCATCCGCGTACTGGGCCTGAAGGATTTTCCGGAGATCAGAGAGATTCCCGAAACCGGAACGACTTTCGAGGAGAACGCCCGCATCAAGGCCAGAGCCGTGGCCGAAGCCACAGGGCTGGTGGCCGTGGCCGACGACTCCGGCCTGGTCGTGGACGCTCTCGGCGGCGCGCCGGGCGTGTATTCGGCCCGCTACAGCGGAGAAGACGCCACGGACCAAAAAAACGTGGCCAAACTGCTGGATGCCCTGCGCGATGTGCCGGACGGCCAGCGTGGATGTCATTTTGCCTGCGTCATGCTCGCAGCCGCTCCATCCGGACGGGAACTGTCGGCTCACGGCCGGTGGAGCGGGCGGGTGGTCCGGGAGCGGGCAGGCACGGGCGGCTTCGGCTACGATCCTGTGTTTTTTGACGATGAACTGGGCATGACCGCGGCGCAGATGCCCCCCGAGGTAAAAAACGCCCGCAGCCACAGAGGCCGGGCCGTGGCGGCGCTTTTGCGGGACTGGCCCGGATTCTGGAAACACGTCCAAACGGAACGGGAGGGATAA
- the fmt gene encoding methionyl-tRNA formyltransferase has translation MAGAEKIKVVFMGTPDFAAASLTRLLAWDGCHVAAAYCQPDRPSGRGRALTPPPVKVLAREHGVPVMQPVNFRDRADVAALAALAPDILAVAAYGLILPQTVLDVPRLGALNVHASLLPEYRGAAPIQRAIMDGRPVTGITIMRMEAGLDSGDILLQRSMAIGIDDTARTLHDQLADMGGRLLVEALEKMHSGRLARIPQDHSLATYAAKLSKEEGRIDWNQPALTVHNRIRGLFPWPGSWFDWTGPSGASLRLTVYPGRIGEPLPADARPGDILGLEGDELLIACADRAYAVSGLKPAGGKVLSGREFSCGYLARPAAGATGD, from the coding sequence ATGGCTGGCGCAGAAAAAATAAAAGTCGTGTTCATGGGCACGCCGGACTTTGCCGCCGCGTCCCTGACCCGGCTGCTGGCCTGGGACGGGTGCCACGTGGCTGCCGCGTACTGCCAGCCCGACCGGCCCAGCGGCCGGGGACGGGCGCTCACGCCGCCGCCGGTCAAGGTCCTGGCCCGGGAGCACGGCGTACCCGTGATGCAGCCGGTCAATTTCAGGGACCGGGCGGATGTGGCCGCGCTGGCCGCCCTGGCTCCGGACATTCTGGCCGTGGCCGCCTACGGCCTGATCCTGCCCCAGACGGTGCTGGATGTTCCCCGCCTCGGAGCCCTGAACGTGCACGCCTCCCTTCTGCCCGAATACCGGGGCGCCGCGCCCATCCAGCGGGCCATCATGGACGGCCGTCCGGTTACGGGCATCACTATCATGCGCATGGAAGCCGGTCTGGATTCGGGCGACATCCTGCTGCAGCGAAGCATGGCCATCGGCATCGACGACACGGCCCGGACTCTGCACGACCAGCTGGCCGACATGGGCGGCAGACTGCTGGTGGAGGCTCTGGAGAAAATGCACTCCGGGCGTCTGGCGCGCATTCCCCAGGACCATTCTCTGGCCACCTACGCGGCCAAGCTGTCCAAGGAAGAAGGGCGCATCGACTGGAACCAGCCCGCCCTGACCGTGCACAACCGGATTCGCGGCCTTTTTCCGTGGCCCGGTTCCTGGTTCGACTGGACCGGGCCGTCCGGCGCATCCCTGCGCCTGACCGTGTATCCGGGCCGTATCGGCGAACCCCTTCCCGCAGATGCCCGGCCAGGAGACATTCTGGGACTGGAAGGCGACGAGCTGCTCATTGCCTGCGCCGACCGGGCCTATGCCGTTTCCGGGCTCAAGCCCGCCGGAGGCAAGGTGCTGAGCGGCCGGGAATTTTCGTGCGGCTATCTGGCCCGCCCCGCCGCTGGAGCAACCGGAGACTGA
- the aspS gene encoding aspartate--tRNA ligase, producing the protein MDDRNTEQRTDSLDGWRRTHTCAELGSEQLGQKVCLMGWAQYRRDHGGLIFIDLRDRFGLTQVVFSPEVAPDAHERAHVLRTEFVLAIKGEVRSRPADMVNPKLATGAIEVYVTEYKLLNTAKTPPFPIEDRVDVSENLRLKYRFLDLRRKAAADNLVLRSRVAQAVRRYLDELGFLEIETPVLTKSTPEGARDFLVPSRVNQGQFYALPQSPQLFKQLLMCAGMDRYYQIVKCFRDEDLRADRQPEFTQIDIEMSFVDEDQIMDMAEGMLARVMSAALSKEVSLPLPRMTYAQAMSEYGVDKPDIRFGLKLSEVTSIVRGSEFKLFAAAPLVKALPVPGGAELSRKEIDDYTEFVRIYGAQGLAWIKIREDGWQSPIAKFLSDAERDGLTRALNLKPGDIVFFQAGAPEMVNAALGNLRLKLGERFGLIPENEFAALWVTDFPLLEWEPEEKRWVAMHHPFTSPRNMDDLAADPARAVARAYDLVLNGTEVGGGSIRIHNLETQQRMFKALGIGEEEAQAKFGFLLDALAFGAPPHGGIAFGLDRLVMLLSGARSIRDVIAFPKTQKATCLMTEAPSEVAAVQLRDLGLRLREKARE; encoded by the coding sequence ATGGACGACAGAAATACGGAACAACGGACGGACAGTCTGGACGGATGGCGCAGGACGCACACCTGCGCCGAACTCGGCTCGGAACAGCTCGGACAGAAAGTCTGTCTCATGGGCTGGGCGCAGTACCGCCGTGATCACGGCGGGCTCATTTTCATCGACCTGCGCGACCGTTTCGGGCTGACCCAGGTGGTTTTCTCTCCGGAGGTGGCGCCCGACGCGCACGAACGCGCCCATGTGCTGCGCACGGAATTCGTCCTGGCCATCAAGGGCGAGGTCCGCTCCCGGCCCGCCGACATGGTCAACCCCAAGCTGGCGACAGGGGCCATCGAGGTCTATGTCACGGAATACAAACTGCTGAACACGGCCAAAACGCCGCCCTTTCCCATCGAGGACCGGGTGGACGTGTCCGAGAATCTGCGCCTGAAGTACCGTTTTCTGGATCTGCGCCGCAAGGCCGCGGCCGACAATCTCGTACTGCGCAGCCGCGTGGCTCAGGCCGTGCGCCGCTATCTGGACGAACTCGGCTTTCTGGAGATTGAAACCCCGGTGCTGACCAAATCCACCCCCGAAGGCGCGCGGGACTTTCTGGTGCCAAGCCGCGTCAACCAGGGCCAGTTCTACGCCTTGCCCCAGTCGCCGCAGCTCTTCAAGCAACTGCTCATGTGCGCCGGGATGGACCGCTACTACCAGATCGTCAAATGCTTCCGCGACGAGGATCTGCGCGCCGACCGCCAGCCCGAATTCACCCAGATCGACATCGAAATGTCCTTCGTGGACGAGGACCAGATCATGGACATGGCCGAAGGCATGCTGGCCCGCGTCATGTCCGCGGCCCTGAGCAAGGAAGTCAGCCTGCCGCTGCCGCGCATGACCTACGCCCAGGCCATGAGTGAGTACGGCGTGGACAAGCCGGATATCCGTTTCGGCCTGAAGCTGTCGGAGGTCACGTCCATTGTGCGCGGGTCGGAATTCAAGCTCTTTGCGGCCGCCCCTCTGGTCAAGGCCCTGCCCGTGCCCGGCGGGGCGGAGCTTTCGCGCAAGGAAATCGACGACTACACGGAGTTCGTCAGAATCTACGGGGCCCAGGGGCTGGCCTGGATCAAGATCAGGGAAGACGGCTGGCAGTCGCCCATCGCCAAGTTTCTGAGCGACGCCGAGCGGGACGGCCTGACCCGCGCTTTGAACCTAAAACCCGGCGACATCGTGTTTTTCCAGGCCGGAGCGCCAGAAATGGTCAACGCCGCCCTGGGGAATCTGCGTCTCAAGCTTGGCGAGCGGTTCGGGCTCATTCCCGAAAACGAGTTCGCCGCCCTGTGGGTCACGGATTTCCCCCTGCTGGAATGGGAGCCTGAAGAAAAACGCTGGGTGGCCATGCATCATCCCTTCACGTCGCCCCGGAACATGGACGACTTGGCCGCCGATCCGGCCAGAGCCGTGGCCAGGGCCTACGATCTGGTACTGAACGGCACGGAAGTGGGCGGCGGCTCCATCCGCATCCACAACCTCGAAACCCAGCAGCGGATGTTCAAAGCGCTGGGCATCGGCGAAGAGGAAGCCCAGGCCAAATTCGGCTTTCTGCTGGACGCTCTGGCTTTCGGCGCGCCGCCCCACGGTGGTATCGCCTTCGGGCTGGACCGGCTGGTCATGTTGCTGTCCGGGGCCAGATCCATCCGGGACGTCATCGCTTTCCCCAAAACCCAGAAGGCCACCTGCCTCATGACCGAAGCGCCTTCCGAAGTGGCCGCGGTCCAGCTGCGCGATCTGGGCCTGCGTCTGCGGGAGAAGGCCAGGGAGTAG
- the def gene encoding peptide deformylase, translating into MPRSIVTYPHPVLAGKARPVTEITDETRALAAEMAELMYQDNGIGLAAPQVAEPLRLITVDLSGPERREDLRVFVNPVLSAPEGEVESEEGCLSVPGYRATVKRAERLHLSALDLNGNPVEMDADGLMAICLQHEVDHLDGVLFIDRISRLKRTLYERKYKKWLAQKK; encoded by the coding sequence ATGCCCCGCAGCATCGTGACCTATCCCCATCCGGTTCTGGCCGGAAAAGCCCGGCCCGTGACGGAAATCACGGACGAAACGCGGGCTCTGGCCGCCGAGATGGCCGAACTCATGTATCAGGACAACGGCATCGGCCTGGCCGCGCCGCAGGTGGCCGAGCCCCTGCGCCTTATCACCGTGGACCTGAGCGGGCCGGAGAGACGCGAGGACCTGCGCGTTTTCGTGAACCCGGTGCTGTCGGCTCCGGAGGGCGAGGTGGAATCCGAAGAGGGCTGCCTGTCTGTGCCGGGTTACCGAGCCACGGTGAAACGGGCCGAAAGGCTGCATCTCTCGGCTCTGGACCTGAACGGCAATCCGGTGGAAATGGACGCCGACGGTCTCATGGCCATCTGTCTGCAGCACGAGGTGGACCATCTGGACGGCGTACTGTTCATCGACCGGATCAGCCGCCTCAAACGCACCCTGTACGAACGGAAATACAAAAAATGGCTGGCGCAGAAAAAATAA
- the hisS gene encoding histidine--tRNA ligase, whose translation MSKIQKIKGFSDLFTPESTVHTHMENLARETFGAYGCREIRVPILEKTELFARSIGEETDVVQKEMYTFADRKGRSLTMRPEATAGVLRAFIEAGAPSDGVTKLFACGPMFRYERPQKGRLRQFHQLDVEILGTNAPQADAEAVLMLWTFLSRLGLKGLELELNSLGCPKCRPVFHQRLRDFLASVETSALCEDCSRRAVSNPLRVLDCKVPACRTLTKDAPRIVDALCPECAEHFGQVRRILDSAGLSYRLNDRLVRGLDYYQRTTFEVVSGEIGAQTAVAGGGRYDGLIRQLGGPDLPGIGFACGMERLALLCGEIRVSDPDFYMAVLDDQALNTALLLAQRLRERGFSGEVSFDVRSVKSQMRQANKLGVKTCLLLGQDEMDKGLIVVKDMATGAQKSVAQDDIEQALGFRGR comes from the coding sequence ATGTCCAAAATCCAGAAAATTAAAGGTTTTTCTGACCTGTTCACCCCGGAGAGCACGGTCCACACACATATGGAAAATCTGGCCCGGGAGACTTTCGGCGCCTACGGCTGCCGCGAAATCCGCGTGCCCATCCTGGAAAAAACGGAATTGTTCGCCCGTTCCATCGGCGAGGAAACGGATGTGGTCCAGAAGGAAATGTACACCTTCGCCGACCGCAAGGGCCGCTCCCTGACCATGCGTCCCGAGGCCACGGCAGGCGTGCTGCGGGCTTTCATCGAAGCGGGCGCGCCGTCGGACGGCGTGACCAAGCTTTTCGCCTGCGGTCCCATGTTCCGCTACGAGCGGCCCCAAAAGGGCCGGTTGCGCCAGTTCCACCAGCTGGATGTGGAAATTCTGGGCACCAACGCGCCCCAGGCGGATGCGGAAGCGGTGCTCATGCTGTGGACCTTTTTGTCCCGGCTGGGCCTGAAGGGCCTGGAGCTGGAGCTGAACTCCCTGGGATGCCCGAAATGCCGGCCGGTCTTTCATCAGCGTCTGCGGGACTTTCTGGCTTCCGTGGAAACCTCGGCGCTGTGCGAGGACTGCTCCCGCCGGGCGGTTTCCAATCCGCTGCGCGTGCTGGACTGCAAGGTGCCCGCATGCCGGACGCTGACGAAAGACGCGCCCCGCATCGTGGACGCTCTGTGCCCGGAATGCGCGGAACATTTCGGACAGGTCCGGCGGATTCTCGACAGCGCCGGGCTTTCTTACCGGCTGAATGACCGGCTGGTGCGCGGGCTCGACTACTACCAGCGGACCACCTTCGAGGTGGTTTCCGGAGAAATCGGGGCGCAGACGGCCGTGGCCGGCGGAGGCCGGTACGACGGCCTGATCCGGCAGCTCGGCGGACCGGATCTGCCCGGCATCGGCTTTGCCTGCGGCATGGAGCGGCTGGCCCTGCTGTGCGGCGAAATCCGCGTCTCCGACCCGGATTTCTACATGGCCGTGCTGGACGATCAGGCCCTGAACACGGCCTTGCTCCTGGCCCAGCGTCTGCGCGAACGCGGATTTTCGGGCGAGGTATCCTTCGACGTGCGCAGCGTGAAGAGCCAGATGCGTCAGGCCAACAAGCTGGGGGTGAAAACCTGCCTGCTGCTCGGTCAGGACGAGATGGACAAAGGGCTTATCGTGGTCAAGGATATGGCTACCGGCGCGCAGAAATCCGTGGCTCAGGACGACATCGAGCAGGCTCTGGGCTTCCGGGGGCGCTAG